In Lacerta agilis isolate rLacAgi1 chromosome 1, rLacAgi1.pri, whole genome shotgun sequence, the following proteins share a genomic window:
- the TTLL4 gene encoding tubulin polyglutamylase TTLL4 isoform X4 produces the protein MASVGPEAYSLGLKRGNQFQVGIAPGLTVPPLTSKLHESKAWYLAKQQVKPIWQLEQKHVTNFQDLQSVHSGISSQRPRLLYPESLCSETTFLTSPPPLPHTLPNFLGSTLLYRRSYFRHKPYRRLESICLQPTSLEKKPLCAPLPAYRSVLNNTMTSSAIDPFFMPNTAADCSNPVSKGFPLSSGKQNSNSYRPVLNNNSFLRPTSAKVPLQQQQQYHQPLPPENKKLKGLSRPIGFSWTHSGGNGDGSPANLERKLGKSSGITLEQPSAKSPRSAIHNGVVLKVERPSWRLEDGENRSQNLKEQDVRLSEAMRKLTASGIRKVSTYNEFGHRIDSSCLMNANFHSSLFNRWKPHIVAQITPKDVPAATSPSLEPGSRHQSLMVTEAADVCTKRIDVRFLASNPEPSNHCALSQTVNHTSVNAGEQVVKTELSPRTTVSEVETKISSLQLGTDTKWGNPITVKETEAAVNLPLLDQAEVEDVEEELPDGLEDACSQDEEGEEEDGEGESDGSSSSGLSPNGSVAIISRNCIEGLVPTLEGQERILKPALTCSLFPNVPPTIYFGTRDERVEKLPWEQRKMLRWKMSTVTPNIVKATISRSHFKISKRNNDWLGCWGHHMKSPGFRVIREHQKLNHFPGSFQIGRKDRLWRNVSKMQLRFGKKEFNFLPQSFILPQDIKLLRKAWEDCGSRQKWIVKPPASARGIGIQVIHKWSQLPKRRPLLVQRYLHKPYLIGGSKFDLRIYVYVTCYDPLRVYLFKDGLVRFASCKYSPSVKSLNNKYMHLTNYSINKKNIEYKANTDETACQGHKWALKALWSYLTQKGVDSEAIWEKIKDIVVKTIIASEPYIINLVKMYVRRPYCCHELFGFDIMLDENLKPWILEVNISPSLHSNSPLDVSIKGQMVRDALNLAGFLLPSTDDVASPSGSASSSTTSLNSVAKEKSKSSLELFTSEKTKRAFYLTSKVPDQEFYSTILDVLTPDDVRVLVETEDEFARRGQFERVFPSRFSMHYLRFFEQPRYFNILTSQWELKYFVNKVKVVNSKIPPLFEE, from the exons ATGGCCTCTGTAGGGCCAGAAGCCTATAGCCTTGGCCTCAAGAGGGGAAACCAGTTCCAGGTGGGCATTGCACCAGGGCTGACGGTGCCGCCACTCACATCAAAGCTTCACGAGAGTAAGGCCTGGTACCTTGCTAAGCAGCAGGTGAAGCCCATTTGGCAGCTGGAACAGAAACATGTGACCAATTTTCAGGACCTCCAATCGGTCCACTCAGGGATTTCTTCCCAGCGTCCCCGCCTCTTGTACCCAGAGTCGTTATGTAGTGAGACAACGTTCCTGACTTCACCTCCACCTCTGCCCCACACTCTCCCAAACTTCCTCGGAAGCACCTTGCTCTACCGACGTTCTTACTTCAGACACAAGCCTTATCGGAGGCTTGAGTCCATCTGCTTGCAGCCAACTTCTTTGGAGAAGAAACCTCTTTGTGCTCCGCTCCCTGCCTATCGCTCTGTTCTCAACAACACTATGACATCCTCAGCCATAGACCCATTCTTTATGCCGAATACTGCTGCTGACTGTTCGAATCCGGTGTCAAAGGGGTTCCCCCTAAGCTCAGGGAAGCAAAACTCCAATTCATACAGGCCAGTGCTAAACAATAACTCTTTCCTTCGGCCAACTAGTGCAAAAGtgcctttgcagcagcagcagcagtaccaCCAACCGCTGCCACCAGAAAATAAGAAGCTAAAAGGCTTGTCACGACCTATTGGCTTCTCTTGGACCCACTCTGGTGGAAATGGAGATGGATCTCCTGCGAACCTTGAAAGAAAGCTTGGGAAAAGCAGTGGCATAACTCTTGAGCAACCCAGTGCCAAATCTCCTCGCTCGGCCATTCACAATGGTGTGGTTCTCAAAGTGGAACGGCCCTCCTGGCGACTCGAAGATGGTGAGAACAGGTCTCAGAACCTGAAAGAGCAAGATGTGCGGTTGTCGGAAGCTATGCGGAAGCTGACTGCGAGTGGGATCCGGAAGGTTAGCACCTACAACGAATTTGGTCACCGCATTGACAGCTCTTGCCTTATGAATGCAAACTTCCACTCCAGTCTTTTCAATCGATGGAAGCCACACATAGTAGCACAGATCACTCCAAAGGACGTACCAGCTGCCACCTCCCCAAGTCTGGAGCCTGGTAGCCGCCACCAGAGCCTTATGGTCACAGAAGCTGCCGATGTCTGCACTAAACGCATTGATGTTCGTTTCTTAGCCTCAaatcctgaaccttccaaccaCTGCGCCTTGAGTCAGACTGTCAACCACACCTCTGTAAATGCTGGAGAACAAGTGGTGAAAACAGAGCTGTCCCCACGGACTACAGTCTCTGAGGTAGAGACCAAAATTTCCTCTCTTCAGTTAGGCACGGATACAAAATGGGGGAACCCTATTACTGTGAAAGAGACCGA AGCTGCAGTCAACCTCCCCCTGCTGGACCAAGCGGAGGTGGAAGACGTAGAGGAAGAGCTCCCAGACGGCTTGGAAGATGCCTGCAGTCAGgatgaggagggagaagaggaggatggggaaG gtgaatcagatggctcctcttcatccggATTATCCCCCAATGGTTCTGTAGCTATTATATCCAG GAATTGCATTGAGGGATTGGTGCCTACGCTAGAGGGCCAAGAACGAATTCTCAAGCCAGCTCTTACATGCAGCCTGTTCCCCAATGTGCCTCCCACCATATATTTTGGTACCCGGGATGAGAGAG tgGAGAAGCTCCCTTGGGAACAGAGGAAGATGCTACGATGGAAGATGAGTACAGTGACTCCCAACATTGTAAAGGCAACGATCTCCAGGTCCCACTTCAAAATTAGCAAGA GAAACAATGACTGGCTGGGCTGCTGGGGCCATCACATGAAATCTCCGGGGTTCAGAGTTATCAGAGAACATCAGAAG ttAAATCATTTTCCTGGCTCGTTCCAAATTGGTCGGAAGGACCGTCTGTGGAGAAATGTGTCCAAAATGCAGTTGCGCTTTGGGAAGAAGGAGTTCAACTTTCTGCCCCAGTCCTTCATCCTTCCTCAGGATATCAAGCTGCTCAGAAAGGCTTGGGAAGATTGTGGGAGCCGACAGAAATGGATTGTGAAGCCG CCAGCATCAGCTAGAGGCATCGGCATTCAGGTCATCCATAAGTGGAGCCAGCTGCCCAAGCGCAGGCCACTGCTGGTGCAAAG GTATTTACATAAACCCTACCTCATTGGTGGAAGCAAGTTCGACTTGAGGATTTATGTTTACGTCACATGCTATGATCCACTTCGGGTTTACTTGTTCAAAGATGGACTTGTTCGTTTTGCCAGCTGCAA ATATTCCCCCTCTGTGAAGAGCCTCAACAACAAGTACATGCACTTGACTAATTACAGTATCAACAAGAAGAATATTGAATACAAGGCTAATACAGATGAAACTGCATGTCAGGGTCACAAGTG GGCACTGAAGGCACTTTGGAGTTATTTGACCCAGAAAGGAGTTGACAGTGAAGCCATCTGGGAGAAGATAAAAGACATTGTTGTCAAAACCATCATTGC ATCAGAGCCCTACATAATCAATCTCGTAAAGATGTATGTGAGACGCCCTTACTGCTGCCATGAGCTGTTCGGGTTTGATATCATGCTGGATGAGAACCTTAAGCCATGGATTCTGGAAGTCAATATTTCCCCCAG CCTTCATTCGAACTCTCCTTTGGATGTGAGCATCAAGGGTCAAATGGTCAGAGATGCCCTTAATTTGGCTGGTTTTCTGTTGCCAAGCACAGATGATGTGGCTTCACCCTCTGGAAGTGCCAGCAGCTCCACAACTAG CTTGAATAGTGTCGCAAAGGAGAAGAGTAAGTCATCTCTGGAGCTGTTCACTTCTGAGAAAACGAAAAGAGCTTTTTATCTGACCTCAAAAGTGCCTGATCAG gagttctaTTCCACCATCCTAGATGTTCTAACACCAGATGATGTACGTGTCCTAGTAGAGACAGAGGATGAATTTGCTCGACGTGGACAGTTTGAGCGAGTTTTCCCCTCGCGGTTCTCCATGCACTACCTACGTTTCTTTGAGCAGCCGCGATACTTCAACATCCTTACTTCCCAGTGGGAGCTGAAATATTTCGTGAATAAGGTCAAAG TGGTCAATTCCAAGATCCCACCTCTATTTGAAGAATGA